Proteins from a genomic interval of Bifidobacterium longum subsp. infantis ATCC 15697 = JCM 1222 = DSM 20088:
- a CDS encoding protein kinase domain-containing protein has translation MSENEPAQMIEGRYRIVRNIAEGGMATVYEAIDERLGRTVAIKVMHTQLAKGPHREQFVERFRREANSAASIANPHIVQVYDTGEFNGLDFLVMEYVHGVNLRHEMNAQGTFSVRETLRVVAETLDGLASAHRAGVVHRDIKPENILINDRGHVQITDFGLAKAASQATLSSTGMLLGTAAYLAPEMIENNQATAQGDLYSVGIMAWEMLTGKVPFDSDNPVTLVFKHVHEDVPSVATVCQGIDPSVAAFIAHLTARQVDVRPTDGAAAAEELSQLAAKLPLEAWQYRLHAEPIGGDHTDATAAALVGNIAEQAPLTGVPAGAATFEPSVPAFLADDVASNTADTGGAADVNPPAPPVAPTTALDSSTPADASAPHKTQIMAQSGSETQVLPQAGDAFTRAPALSDEPDVASNGTGPKKQRSKNRFIVLVIVLVLAAIGGTAGWWWFAGPGSYWSVPKPDDVTCDANAGTECSLTGADWATYESTLKAFGIPYKTHEEYSDDVAEGKIISSSVNKTKAVVNSHISKRANQELTVVVSKGVRMATIPKDILDANSANGKNPLNALKKAGFDNVKHDESKDEYSMDTPQGVALTISPDPGTTAKHNDEVTITLSKGPMPVTMPDIVGKTQYEMQAALGELKLTANVTEQYDDKVEAGQVISASQEAGAQLKWGDSVDVVISKGPEMATIPSGLVGKQESAVTKTLESLGFKVKADKVLGGLFGTVRTVKSGDTDLSNGGKTRLRDANGNPTVITLTIV, from the coding sequence ATGAGTGAGAACGAGCCCGCACAGATGATTGAGGGACGCTACCGCATCGTGCGCAATATCGCCGAGGGTGGTATGGCCACCGTGTATGAGGCCATCGATGAGCGTCTGGGGCGCACCGTGGCGATTAAGGTCATGCACACACAACTCGCCAAAGGCCCGCATCGGGAGCAGTTCGTCGAACGGTTCCGCCGCGAAGCCAATTCGGCCGCGTCCATCGCCAACCCGCACATCGTTCAGGTGTATGACACCGGCGAGTTCAATGGACTTGATTTTCTGGTCATGGAATATGTGCATGGCGTCAATCTGCGGCATGAGATGAACGCCCAAGGCACATTCTCCGTGCGTGAGACACTGCGCGTGGTCGCGGAAACGCTGGATGGTCTGGCTTCCGCGCATCGCGCCGGCGTGGTCCACCGTGACATCAAGCCCGAGAACATTTTGATCAATGATCGCGGCCATGTGCAGATCACTGATTTCGGTCTGGCCAAGGCCGCCAGCCAAGCCACATTGAGCTCCACCGGCATGCTATTGGGCACCGCCGCTTATCTGGCTCCCGAAATGATCGAGAACAATCAGGCCACCGCGCAAGGCGACCTGTATTCCGTGGGCATCATGGCATGGGAGATGCTGACCGGCAAAGTGCCGTTCGATTCGGATAATCCGGTGACGCTTGTCTTCAAGCATGTTCATGAGGACGTGCCGTCCGTGGCCACGGTCTGTCAGGGCATTGATCCGTCCGTGGCGGCGTTCATCGCCCATCTGACCGCGCGTCAGGTGGATGTCCGCCCCACCGATGGCGCGGCAGCAGCTGAGGAATTGAGCCAGTTGGCCGCCAAATTGCCGCTGGAGGCGTGGCAATACCGTTTGCATGCCGAACCCATTGGAGGTGATCATACCGATGCCACCGCTGCAGCGCTGGTAGGCAATATCGCCGAGCAGGCCCCGCTGACCGGCGTACCTGCCGGTGCAGCAACGTTCGAGCCGTCCGTACCGGCGTTTTTGGCCGATGATGTCGCAAGCAATACCGCCGATACCGGTGGCGCCGCAGACGTCAATCCTCCGGCTCCTCCGGTCGCCCCCACCACGGCACTTGATTCGTCGACGCCAGCCGATGCTTCGGCTCCCCATAAGACGCAAATCATGGCACAGTCCGGCAGCGAGACACAAGTGCTGCCTCAGGCCGGCGATGCCTTCACCCGAGCGCCTGCCCTTTCCGATGAGCCGGACGTCGCTTCCAATGGCACCGGGCCAAAGAAGCAGCGCAGCAAAAACCGCTTCATCGTACTGGTGATCGTGCTGGTACTGGCTGCAATCGGCGGAACCGCCGGCTGGTGGTGGTTTGCCGGACCGGGCAGCTATTGGAGTGTGCCCAAGCCGGATGACGTGACCTGCGATGCGAATGCAGGCACCGAATGTTCGCTGACCGGCGCGGATTGGGCCACGTATGAAAGCACGTTGAAGGCTTTCGGCATCCCCTACAAGACGCACGAGGAATACAGCGACGACGTGGCGGAAGGCAAGATCATCTCTTCTTCCGTGAACAAGACCAAGGCCGTTGTGAACAGCCACATAAGCAAGCGAGCCAATCAGGAGCTTACGGTGGTGGTGTCCAAGGGCGTACGGATGGCCACCATCCCGAAGGATATTCTCGACGCGAATTCGGCCAATGGCAAGAATCCGTTGAACGCGCTCAAGAAAGCTGGCTTCGATAATGTCAAGCATGACGAGTCGAAGGATGAGTATTCGATGGACACGCCGCAGGGTGTGGCGTTGACGATTTCCCCTGATCCCGGTACCACGGCCAAGCACAACGATGAGGTGACGATTACTTTGAGCAAGGGACCGATGCCGGTGACCATGCCTGACATCGTCGGTAAGACCCAGTATGAGATGCAAGCCGCGCTCGGCGAGTTGAAGCTCACGGCCAATGTCACCGAACAGTACGATGACAAGGTCGAGGCTGGTCAAGTCATTTCCGCGTCTCAGGAAGCCGGAGCCCAGCTGAAGTGGGGAGATAGCGTGGACGTGGTGATTTCCAAGGGTCCGGAGATGGCGACGATACCGTCCGGCCTTGTCGGCAAACAGGAAAGCGCCGTGACCAAGACGCTTGAGAGTCTCGGGTTCAAGGTGAAAGCCGACAAGGTGCTCGGTGGCCTGTTCGGCACGGTACGTACCGTGAAAAGCGGCGATACGGACCTCTCCAACGGCGGCAAGACTCGCTTGCGCGACGCCAACGGCAACCCCACCGTCATCACCCTCACCATCGTGTGA
- a CDS encoding polyprenyl synthetase family protein yields the protein MCTTANNREIIEPRIIQLVRELTAAPATDEVTDALKPVMEQVVDQAASSSEGGKRLRALLALDAFDILAGDVTPDRRDAMIDLACAIEVFQTAALVHDDIIDESDLRRGRPSAHRALEQAVHSGAIGRGLGLMLGDILATACIEITRRSASRLPNTDALNEAFLTMQREVEIGQVLDLAVEMTPLSNPEALANASLNVFRWKTASYTTIAPLLLALLAAGESPDQARHCALAVGRPLGLAFQLADDLLDVVGSSRNTGKPVGGDIREGKRTVLLADALSAADTADKADLIAIFEEDCRNDNQVARTIELFTSTGALDRSRERIAALWGESRKAIAGLELNSEAQRRLTEACARFVPESLR from the coding sequence ATGTGCACAACTGCTAACAACCGCGAAATCATCGAGCCACGCATCATTCAGTTGGTGCGGGAACTGACTGCCGCCCCCGCCACCGACGAGGTTACCGACGCCCTGAAACCGGTGATGGAACAGGTTGTGGACCAAGCCGCCTCCTCCAGCGAAGGCGGCAAACGACTGCGTGCGCTGCTCGCATTGGACGCCTTCGATATTCTTGCCGGCGACGTGACGCCTGATCGGCGTGACGCCATGATCGACCTGGCCTGCGCCATTGAAGTGTTTCAGACGGCCGCACTGGTGCATGACGACATCATTGACGAATCCGATCTGCGCCGGGGCAGGCCTTCCGCACATCGTGCCTTGGAACAGGCCGTACACAGCGGTGCCATAGGCCGTGGCTTGGGCCTGATGCTCGGCGACATTCTGGCCACTGCCTGCATTGAAATCACACGCCGGTCCGCCAGCCGTCTTCCCAACACCGATGCCCTGAACGAGGCGTTTCTTACCATGCAGCGTGAGGTGGAAATCGGCCAGGTACTGGACTTGGCCGTCGAGATGACCCCACTGTCTAATCCCGAAGCTCTGGCGAACGCCTCATTGAACGTATTCCGCTGGAAGACAGCCAGTTACACCACCATCGCTCCACTGCTGCTTGCACTGCTGGCCGCAGGAGAGAGCCCGGATCAGGCCAGGCATTGCGCGTTGGCCGTCGGCCGGCCGCTCGGACTGGCGTTCCAACTGGCGGATGACCTGTTGGATGTCGTCGGATCAAGCCGCAATACCGGAAAACCAGTTGGCGGAGACATCCGAGAAGGCAAACGCACAGTGCTGTTGGCTGATGCTCTGTCTGCGGCAGATACGGCGGATAAGGCCGATCTGATTGCCATCTTCGAAGAAGATTGTCGCAATGACAACCAGGTGGCCCGCACCATTGAACTGTTCACGTCGACCGGTGCTCTTGATCGATCCCGCGAGCGCATCGCTGCCCTATGGGGTGAGTCCCGTAAGGCGATTGCCGGTCTTGAGCTGAATTCCGAAGCGCAACGCCGTCTGACCGAGGCTTGTGCGCGATTCGTCCCCGAATCCTTGCGATAG
- a CDS encoding DUF4192 family protein, which translates to MNNNTPHKPRKSRHAKRHAAEQTEPFGFDELETRSQEFRNDRRLRGAQQANADWVAEPLDEWLSCLDAGNTDLGRETMAAFAVGMRETLSIRDALILSLVIDESRCPKSWLMEFAARPHLARTRTRMGELLTCAFEDEGMMPDKERCHAGIGMLLDIAEASPVPYCIQPLAVIAYTLWWLGDPRAMVFALRCLLLDEDCSLAAMIFSAADRGVAPAWCSG; encoded by the coding sequence ATGAACAACAACACGCCGCACAAGCCGCGTAAGAGCCGACACGCCAAACGGCACGCCGCCGAGCAGACGGAGCCCTTTGGCTTTGACGAGTTGGAGACGAGATCACAGGAATTTCGCAATGATCGCCGACTTCGAGGCGCGCAACAGGCTAATGCCGACTGGGTGGCCGAACCATTGGACGAATGGCTGTCTTGTCTCGATGCCGGGAACACCGACCTAGGCCGAGAGACGATGGCCGCGTTTGCGGTGGGCATGCGCGAGACCTTATCGATTCGTGATGCGCTGATTCTCTCGTTGGTTATTGATGAAAGCCGTTGCCCCAAGTCATGGCTCATGGAATTCGCGGCGCGACCGCATCTGGCACGTACGAGAACACGAATGGGCGAGCTGCTGACCTGCGCATTCGAGGATGAAGGCATGATGCCGGATAAGGAGCGTTGCCATGCCGGCATCGGTATGTTGCTCGATATCGCGGAAGCCTCACCGGTGCCGTACTGCATACAGCCATTGGCCGTGATCGCTTACACCTTATGGTGGCTGGGCGATCCACGAGCAATGGTGTTCGCCTTGCGATGCCTGCTGCTCGATGAGGATTGTTCGCTGGCGGCGATGATATTCTCAGCCGCCGATCGAGGCGTGGCGCCGGCATGGTGCTCGGGCTGA
- a CDS encoding RNA polymerase sigma factor — protein sequence MATKETTATKQTAESSEETEKKASSTTTARKTSVKKSKSAEPSEKTTRKSAAKKTAKKAKDDELVKDEDTQVDDGLDDDAEVNDDDLDVDDLDEDLDDVDEDDADDDDVEEDEDEDEEEAKSTAPEQPKEKGAYVVSDTDDEEENIIPSGNPKRRVIAAGATADPVKDYLKQIGRVSLLNAEQEVDLSERIEAGLYAQHLLDTESEGMEFKRKRELKWAAADGKKAKDHLLEANLRLVVSLAKRYTGRGMLFLDLIQEGNLGLIRAVEKFDWKKGFKFSTYATWWIRQAITRAMADQARTIRVPVHMVEVINKLSRVQRQMLQDLGREPTPDELARELDMPVEKVQEVQKYGREPISLHTPLGEDGDSEFGDLIEDTDAIAPSDAVAFSLLQEQFKQVLETLSPREAGVIKMRYGLEDGQPKTLDDIGRVYGVTRERIRQIESKTMSKLRHPSRSQTLRDFLDQ from the coding sequence TTGGCCACGAAGGAAACGACGGCAACCAAGCAGACAGCCGAGTCCAGCGAGGAGACCGAGAAGAAGGCCAGCTCTACGACCACCGCACGCAAGACTTCCGTCAAGAAGTCCAAGTCCGCAGAGCCCTCGGAAAAGACCACGCGCAAGTCCGCCGCGAAGAAAACCGCGAAGAAGGCCAAGGACGATGAACTCGTCAAAGACGAGGACACTCAGGTCGATGACGGGCTTGATGACGATGCCGAGGTCAACGACGACGATTTGGACGTCGACGATCTCGACGAGGATCTGGACGACGTTGACGAAGACGATGCCGACGACGACGATGTGGAAGAGGATGAGGACGAGGACGAGGAAGAAGCCAAGTCCACGGCACCCGAGCAGCCCAAGGAAAAGGGTGCCTACGTGGTCTCCGACACGGATGATGAGGAAGAAAACATCATCCCTTCGGGCAATCCGAAGCGTCGTGTGATTGCGGCCGGCGCAACCGCCGACCCGGTCAAGGACTACCTGAAGCAGATCGGCCGCGTGAGCCTGCTGAACGCCGAGCAGGAAGTCGACCTGTCCGAGCGCATCGAGGCCGGCCTGTACGCCCAGCACCTGCTCGACACCGAAAGCGAAGGCATGGAGTTCAAGCGCAAGCGTGAACTCAAGTGGGCCGCCGCCGACGGCAAGAAGGCTAAGGACCATCTGCTGGAAGCCAACCTACGACTTGTGGTCTCGCTCGCCAAGCGCTACACGGGTCGCGGCATGCTCTTCCTTGATTTGATCCAGGAAGGCAACCTTGGTCTGATTCGTGCCGTCGAGAAGTTCGACTGGAAGAAGGGCTTCAAGTTCTCCACCTACGCCACGTGGTGGATTCGTCAGGCCATCACCCGTGCCATGGCCGATCAAGCCCGCACCATTCGCGTGCCTGTGCACATGGTTGAAGTGATCAACAAGCTGTCCCGTGTACAGCGCCAGATGCTGCAGGATCTGGGGCGTGAACCTACGCCGGACGAGCTGGCCCGCGAGCTGGATATGCCGGTTGAGAAGGTGCAGGAAGTGCAGAAGTACGGGCGCGAGCCGATTTCCCTGCACACCCCGCTTGGCGAGGATGGCGATTCCGAGTTCGGTGACCTCATTGAGGATACCGACGCCATCGCTCCGTCCGACGCCGTGGCCTTCTCCCTGCTGCAGGAACAGTTCAAGCAGGTGCTGGAAACCCTGTCTCCGCGTGAGGCCGGCGTCATCAAGATGCGCTATGGCCTGGAAGACGGCCAGCCGAAGACGCTGGACGACATCGGCCGTGTGTATGGCGTGACCCGTGAACGAATCCGTCAGATCGAGTCCAAGACCATGTCCAAGCTGCGCCACCCGTCCCGTTCACAGACCCTGCGCGACTTCCTGGATCAATGA
- a CDS encoding DNA gyrase/topoisomerase IV subunit B, translated as MPKEEYGAKDLAVLEGLDAVRKRPGMYIGTTDSQGLMHCLWEIIDNSVDEALAGFCNDIVVTLHTDGSVEVADNGRGIPVDKEPKTGLSGVEVVLTKLHAGAKFGNSSYNAVGGLHGVGSSVVNALSSRLDVEVDRDGKTHHMTFHQGHPGVYTDADPANPSPDSPFKRTRKNRPTELEIIGKVSPKTTGTRIRYWYDPEIFNKTAEFSYEQLIDRVRQTSFLVPGLKITIIDENVPETAATDTVEAADTATVEPVQEQVPALDVSSNDAELFGDSTETQVDSTGSLTEENFSLTASDQVVDGAFGEQPAHPRVVEFLHTGGVKDFVDFLSKGEPISDIWRIQGEGTYKEETQAVGEGGELHAQEIERTCGLDIALRWVNGYDTTIMSFVNIVETPGGGTHVDGFMNAITKQIRKAVEDNARKLKVNMKDSAMKVERDDIQAGLVAVVTARVAEPQFQGQTKDVLGTAQVKPIVTRLTDKQFGEMITGSKRGYKEQSGRVLEKIVGEMHARIQSRKAKEVTRRKNALESASMPAKLSDCQPGNDDVAELFIVEGDSALGTAKAARNAGFQALLPIRGKILNVQKASITQMLSNKECAAIIQVVGAGSGQSFDIEQSRYHKIIMMTDADVDGAHIRILLLTLFYRYMRPLIEHGYVYAAVPPLHRIALTGSHKGEYIYTYSDDELAGKLADLDKKHIGYNDDIQRYKGLGEMDADQLADTTMDPRTRMLRRIRMEDAAQASEIFSLLMGDDVPPRKQFIVDNADDFDRSKIDT; from the coding sequence ATGCCCAAAGAAGAATACGGCGCCAAGGACCTAGCTGTTCTTGAGGGCTTGGATGCGGTACGCAAGCGTCCGGGCATGTACATCGGCACCACCGACTCGCAGGGGCTTATGCACTGCTTGTGGGAGATCATCGACAACTCCGTGGATGAGGCCTTGGCCGGCTTCTGCAACGATATCGTAGTCACCTTGCACACCGACGGTTCCGTGGAAGTTGCGGACAATGGCCGAGGCATTCCGGTGGATAAGGAACCGAAAACCGGCCTGTCCGGCGTGGAGGTCGTACTGACCAAACTGCACGCCGGTGCCAAGTTCGGCAATTCGTCTTATAACGCCGTCGGTGGCCTGCACGGCGTGGGCTCCTCCGTGGTCAATGCCCTGAGCTCCCGACTGGACGTCGAAGTGGATCGTGACGGCAAGACGCACCACATGACCTTCCACCAAGGTCACCCTGGCGTATACACGGATGCCGACCCGGCCAATCCGTCTCCCGATTCCCCGTTCAAGCGCACTCGCAAGAACCGACCCACCGAGCTGGAAATCATCGGCAAGGTATCTCCCAAAACCACTGGTACCCGTATTCGCTACTGGTATGATCCGGAGATCTTCAACAAAACCGCCGAGTTCTCATACGAACAGCTCATCGACCGCGTGCGTCAGACCAGCTTCCTGGTGCCCGGCCTCAAAATCACCATCATCGACGAAAACGTACCCGAAACGGCGGCGACTGACACCGTCGAGGCCGCTGATACCGCCACAGTCGAACCCGTGCAAGAGCAGGTGCCGGCTTTGGACGTCTCGTCCAACGATGCCGAACTCTTCGGCGACTCCACCGAAACCCAAGTCGACAGTACCGGGAGCCTGACCGAGGAGAATTTCTCACTGACGGCCAGCGACCAGGTCGTCGACGGCGCGTTCGGCGAACAGCCCGCGCACCCGCGCGTCGTGGAATTCCTGCACACCGGCGGCGTCAAGGACTTCGTCGACTTCCTGTCCAAAGGCGAGCCGATCTCCGACATCTGGCGCATCCAAGGCGAGGGCACCTATAAGGAGGAGACCCAGGCCGTGGGTGAGGGCGGCGAACTGCACGCCCAGGAAATCGAACGCACCTGCGGCTTGGACATCGCCCTGCGATGGGTCAACGGCTATGACACCACAATCATGAGCTTCGTGAACATCGTGGAGACGCCCGGCGGCGGTACTCACGTGGACGGTTTCATGAACGCCATCACCAAGCAGATTCGCAAGGCGGTGGAAGACAACGCCCGCAAGCTCAAGGTGAACATGAAGGACTCCGCCATGAAGGTGGAGCGCGACGATATCCAAGCCGGACTCGTGGCCGTGGTCACCGCACGCGTGGCCGAACCTCAGTTCCAAGGCCAGACCAAGGATGTACTCGGCACCGCGCAGGTCAAGCCGATCGTCACCCGGCTCACCGACAAGCAATTCGGTGAGATGATCACCGGCTCCAAGCGCGGGTACAAGGAACAATCCGGCCGCGTGCTGGAGAAAATCGTCGGCGAAATGCACGCACGCATCCAGTCGCGCAAGGCCAAGGAGGTCACGCGCCGCAAGAACGCGCTCGAATCCGCCTCGATGCCGGCCAAACTCTCCGACTGCCAGCCGGGCAATGACGACGTGGCCGAACTGTTCATCGTCGAGGGTGATTCCGCACTCGGTACCGCCAAAGCCGCACGCAACGCCGGTTTCCAGGCACTGCTGCCGATTCGAGGCAAGATCCTGAACGTGCAGAAGGCGTCGATCACGCAGATGCTCTCCAACAAGGAGTGCGCAGCCATCATCCAGGTGGTGGGCGCCGGCTCCGGCCAGAGCTTTGACATCGAACAGTCGCGCTACCACAAGATCATCATGATGACCGATGCCGATGTGGATGGTGCTCATATCCGTATCCTGTTGCTGACGCTGTTCTACCGATACATGCGTCCGCTCATCGAACACGGCTACGTGTATGCCGCAGTGCCGCCGCTGCACCGCATCGCGTTGACCGGCTCGCACAAGGGCGAATACATCTACACGTATTCCGATGACGAGCTGGCCGGCAAACTGGCCGACCTCGACAAGAAGCACATCGGATACAACGACGACATCCAGCGATACAAGGGTCTGGGCGAGATGGACGCCGACCAGCTGGCGGACACCACCATGGACCCGCGCACGCGCATGCTGCGCCGCATCCGTATGGAGGACGCCGCCCAGGCATCCGAGATTTTCAGCCTGCTGATGGGCGACGACGTGCCGCCGCGCAAGCAGTTCATCGTCGACAACGCCGACGATTTCGATCGCTCCAAGATCGATACCTGA
- a CDS encoding MFS transporter, whose product MAILLLAVIYVAFISLGLPDSLLGSAWPTMSQNLNVPVAWAGGISAVISMFTIVSALLSDRMTLKFGAGKVTAVSVALTAAALAGFSIAPNYWVLLAIAIPYGLGAGGVDAALNNYVAIHYESRHMSWLHCMWGVGASVGPYIMGYALSQGQGWPWGYRYIAILQVMLTVILVLSLPLWKKRGTTGGGESTDGAASSDGNAEGCGNAEGASVAERKPLGVAGVLAIRGAKEILVMFFCYCAIESTAGLWASSYMVMHSGIDKITAASWAGLFYVGITVGRALSGFLSMRFKDPVMIRLGQVLVLAGILTMFVPLPHHLGVVVGLVVIGFGCAPIYPCVIHSTPAYFGEDKSQAVVGVQMACAYVGSLLMPPLFGIIAQYVTISLYPWYLLVLLVLMVAMHERLRKLRG is encoded by the coding sequence ATGGCCATTCTGTTGCTTGCCGTCATCTATGTGGCGTTTATCAGTCTGGGGTTGCCGGATTCGCTACTCGGGTCCGCGTGGCCCACCATGAGCCAGAATCTGAACGTGCCGGTGGCGTGGGCTGGCGGCATCTCCGCAGTGATTTCCATGTTCACGATTGTTTCGGCGCTGCTTTCGGACCGAATGACATTGAAATTCGGGGCCGGTAAGGTCACCGCCGTTTCGGTGGCGTTGACTGCGGCGGCCTTGGCCGGTTTCTCCATTGCCCCGAATTACTGGGTGCTGTTGGCCATCGCCATACCGTACGGCCTTGGCGCGGGCGGCGTGGATGCGGCGCTCAATAACTACGTAGCCATTCACTACGAAAGCCGGCATATGAGCTGGCTGCACTGCATGTGGGGCGTCGGCGCATCGGTCGGCCCCTATATCATGGGCTATGCGCTCTCTCAAGGCCAAGGCTGGCCGTGGGGCTATCGGTACATCGCGATTCTGCAGGTGATGCTGACCGTCATTCTGGTGCTGAGCCTGCCGCTGTGGAAGAAACGTGGCACGACTGGGGGTGGCGAATCGACCGATGGCGCCGCATCATCTGACGGCAATGCCGAGGGATGTGGTAATGCTGAAGGGGCGTCTGTTGCTGAACGCAAACCGCTCGGCGTGGCCGGCGTGCTCGCCATTCGCGGTGCCAAGGAAATCCTCGTGATGTTCTTCTGCTACTGCGCCATCGAATCCACGGCGGGCCTGTGGGCCTCCAGCTACATGGTGATGCACAGCGGCATCGACAAGATCACCGCCGCCAGCTGGGCCGGTCTATTCTACGTAGGCATCACCGTGGGGCGTGCGCTTTCCGGCTTTCTGAGCATGCGATTCAAGGACCCGGTCATGATTCGCCTCGGCCAAGTGCTGGTGCTCGCCGGCATCCTCACCATGTTCGTGCCATTGCCTCACCACCTTGGCGTGGTCGTTGGGCTGGTGGTCATCGGCTTCGGGTGCGCGCCGATTTATCCGTGCGTCATCCACTCGACGCCGGCCTACTTCGGCGAAGACAAATCGCAGGCCGTCGTCGGCGTGCAGATGGCCTGTGCCTATGTGGGCTCACTGCTCATGCCGCCACTGTTCGGCATCATCGCGCAATATGTGACAATCAGTCTCTACCCGTGGTATTTGCTGGTGCTCTTGGTGCTGATGGTGGCCATGCACGAGCGTCTTCGTAAGTTGCGCGGCTGA
- a CDS encoding ribokinase: MVISEEEHKQMPEPVRERLEALKDAPGSVIVVGSMNADYTVTTKRLPKPGETVNGGAMKVLPGGKGANQASAAARLGVNVQLLGAVGEDSNADFLLGKLDEAGVDTADILHVEGPSGTTVITVSAEGENTIVYSPGSNAKASASYVQSHRTTIAECAVLGLCLESPISTVIAAAQTAHDAGVTVLLNDSPFMDELPHELVEATDILLVNQHEAAQLLGLPDGDVESLDWYEVAERFTDYGFDRAIVTLGASGAVVIENGRWHRVSAAQVNAVDTTGCGDSFMGTVLAGLAAGHTLLQSAQIGSYVSAYAATKLGAQSAYGTAEEVIAYFS, translated from the coding sequence ATGGTGATAAGTGAAGAAGAACATAAACAGATGCCCGAGCCCGTACGGGAACGATTGGAAGCGCTGAAGGATGCGCCGGGCTCGGTAATCGTGGTCGGCTCGATGAACGCCGATTACACCGTGACCACCAAACGACTGCCCAAGCCAGGCGAAACCGTCAATGGTGGTGCCATGAAAGTGCTGCCGGGCGGCAAAGGCGCGAATCAGGCGTCTGCCGCTGCTCGCCTCGGTGTCAATGTCCAGTTGCTGGGCGCGGTGGGCGAGGACTCCAACGCGGACTTCCTATTAGGCAAGCTGGATGAGGCCGGCGTCGACACCGCCGATATCCTGCACGTTGAAGGCCCCAGCGGCACCACGGTAATCACCGTGAGCGCTGAGGGCGAGAACACCATCGTCTATTCGCCGGGTTCCAATGCCAAGGCAAGTGCCAGCTATGTGCAATCACATCGCACGACCATCGCCGAATGCGCGGTATTGGGACTGTGTTTGGAGAGCCCGATTTCCACCGTTATCGCCGCCGCGCAGACCGCGCATGACGCTGGCGTGACCGTGCTGCTCAACGACTCGCCATTTATGGACGAGCTTCCTCACGAACTGGTGGAAGCCACGGATATTCTTCTGGTCAACCAGCATGAAGCGGCTCAACTGCTGGGTCTACCGGACGGCGATGTGGAATCACTCGACTGGTATGAGGTCGCCGAACGATTCACCGATTACGGATTCGACCGGGCGATAGTGACGCTTGGTGCGTCGGGGGCGGTGGTGATCGAGAACGGACGTTGGCATCGCGTATCCGCCGCGCAAGTCAATGCGGTGGACACCACCGGTTGCGGCGACTCGTTCATGGGAACTGTGCTGGCTGGCTTGGCCGCTGGCCATACGCTGCTGCAATCCGCGCAAATCGGCTCCTATGTCTCCGCCTATGCGGCCACCAAGCTTGGTGCCCAAAGCGCCTACGGCACCGCCGAAGAAGTCATCGCCTACTTCAGCTGA